One part of the Eubalaena glacialis isolate mEubGla1 chromosome 19, mEubGla1.1.hap2.+ XY, whole genome shotgun sequence genome encodes these proteins:
- the AATK gene encoding serine/threonine-protein kinase LMTK1 isoform X3: MLACLCCKKGGIGFKEFENAEGEEYAADFSARGSPAAAAQNGPDVYVLPLTEVSLPMAKQPGRSVQLLKSTDLGRHSLLYLEEIGHGWFGKVFLGEVNSGISSTQVVVKELKASASVQEQMQFLEEAQPYRALQHSNLLQCLAQCAEVTPYLLVMEFCPMGDLKGYLRSCRVAESMAPDPLTLQRMACEVACGVLHLHRNNYVHSDLALRNCLLTADLTVKIGDYGLSHGKYREDYFVTADQLWVPLRWIAPELVDEVHCNLLVVDQTKASNVWSLGVTIWELFELGAQPYPHHSDRQVLAYAVREQQLKLPKPQLQLTLSDRWYEVMQFCWLQPEQRPTAEEVHLLLSYLCAKGATEAEEEFERRWRSLRPGGGGAGPGLGAAGLALGGTGELAATSSFPLLEQFAGDSFHTDGDDVLTVTETSRGLNFEYKWEAGRGSEAFPPPEGALSPGRDARLEELCIPDGAPPGVVPVLSAHSPSVGSEYFIRLEDPAPAAGHDPDCAGCAPSTLAATLRPDGSDHDDDSDGSEAASLVMEPLLGHAPPADGPWGHFDYYPCRSHARDLPCTSRSPSPSPETPMLAEPRAEDIDWGVGAFCPPFFEDPLGTSPSGSSGARPSPGGEELGETEMPRAAQHRHWSSNVSANNNSGSRAPEFWVPGLSGYTDCCPGVKQALQTVPELGHPLIPEDPREPFLGPKGASSGKKLGRCLGLPHLYPAEGLTPALCLVTSPWTEAARSGGDSPQAEPRLAEEAEGSAGLQLPLFSIPSPSQEGALLPAEEASTPPTLLASPMPTGSPQPATEPVQALDSNSGSSFPELEAPGSEDEDTTEATSGVFTDLSSDGPQAEKPDVTPAFRSLQKQVGTPDSLDSLDIPSSASDGGSEVFSPLAVGTPGGQPRALDSGYDTENYESPEFVLKEAHEPCEPETFEELASEGESPGPETRLSASLGGLSEKNPYRDSAYFSDLDTEPEPPLGPKETQGGVPVPGPEPDLESPKSPRLLSAQPSPELGMLGEAQGSGPREVPPLPLPEDSSPEPSACPRGPRLEPPWPQDPAQVPPMPSPGRSKIFLLTPVRPSSGSHRPELQETLALLSGSGLQERTGGPGAPRTPLCLALPAVPAAPEGRPEEDEEDSEDSDESDEELRCYSIQEPSEESEEEAPPVPVVVAESQSARNLRSLLKMPNLLSEAFCEDLERKKKAVSFFDDVTVYLFDQESPTRELGEPFPGAKESSPTFPAGSPGSPSTPGRLRRADRSPDGPPAEEGGGFEWDDGLPLTPAQEPAPRVPAAPPKPAKPSPFSRFTVSPAPASRFSITHVSDSDSGSVGVVSSSFQALRCPMQHPGGAGQDERPLSGAGH; this comes from the exons ATGCTGGCCTGCCTGTGCTGTAAGAAGGGTGGCATCGGGTTCAAG GAGTTTGAGAATGCTGAGGGGGAAGAGTACGCGGCCGACTTCTCGGCACGGGGCTCCCCGGCAGCAGCAGCTCAGAACGGGCCCGACGTGTACGTCCTGCCACTCACCGAGGTCTCCCTGCCTATGGCCAAGCAGCCCGGGCGTTCAG TGCAGCTGCTCAAGTCCACAGATCTGGGCCGGCACAGCCTCCTGTACCTGGAGGAGATTGGGCACGGCTGGTTTGGGAAG GTATTCCTCGGGGAGGTGAACTCGGGCATCAGTAGCACCCAGGTGGTGGTGAAGGAGCTGAAGGCGAGCGCCAGCGTGCAGGAGCAGATGCAGTTCCTGGAGGAGGCGCAGCCCTACAG ggccctgcagCACAGCAACCTGCTCCAGTGCCTGGCCCAGTGCGCCGAGGTGACGCCCTACCTGTTGGTGATGGAGTTCTGCCCGATG GGGGACCTCAAGGGCTACCTGCGGAGCTGTCGGGTGGCAGAGTCCATGGCGCCCGACCCTCTGACCCTGCAGCGCATGGCCTGTGAGGTGGCCTGTGGCGTCCTGCACCTGCATCGCAACAACTATGTGCACAG tGACCTGGCCCTGAGGAACTGCCTGCTCACAGCCGACCTGACGGTGAAGATCGGCGACTATGGCCTGTCTCACGGCAAATACAGG GAGGACTACTTTGTGACGGCTGACCAGCTGTGGGTGCCACTGCGCTGGATCGCGCCTGAGCTGGTGGACGAGGTGCACTGCAATCTGCTGGTGGTGGACCAGACCAAGGCCAGCAACGTGTG GTCCCTGGGCGTGACCATCTGGGAGCTCTTTGAGCTGGGAGCGCAGCCCTATCCCCACCACTCCGACCGGCAGGTGCTGGCCTATGCTGTCCGGGAGCAGCAGCTCAAGCTGCCCAAGCCCCAGCTGCAGCTGACCCTCTCTGACCGCTG GTATGAGGTGATGCAGTTCTGCTGGCTGCAGCCTGAGCAGCGGCCGACGGCCGAGGAGGTGCACCTGCTGCTGTCCTACCTGTGTGCCAAGGGTGCCACCGAGGCGGAGGAGGAGTTTGAGCGGCGCTGGCGCTCACTGCGGCCTGGCGGGGGTGGCGCGGGCCCCGGGCTGGGGGCGGCAGGCCTGGCACTGGGGGGCACGGGCGAGCTTGCGGCCACCTCATCCTTCCCACTGCTGGAGCAGTTTGCTGGCGACAGCTTCCACACGGATGGTGACGACGTGCTGACAGTGACTGAGACGAGCCGTGGCCTCAACTTCGAGTACAAGTGGGAAGCCGGCCGCGGCTCCGAGGCCTTCCCGCCGCCTGAGGGCGCACTGAGTCCGGGCCGAGACGCGCGTCTGGAGGAGCTCTGCATCCCTGACGGCGCTCCCCCAGGCGTGGTGCCGGTGCTCAGCGCTCACAGCCCCTCGGTGGGCAGCGAGTACTTCATCCGCCTGGAAGACCCTGCGCCTGCCGCAGGCCACGACCCCGACTGTGCCGGCTGTGCCCCCAGCACCCTCGCCGCCACCCTGCGCCCCGACGGCAGTGACCACGACGATGACTCTGACGGCAGCGAGGCCGCCTCGCTGGTCATGGAGCCACTGCTGGGCCACGCGCCGCCCGCTGATGGCCCCTGGGGCCACTTCGACTACTACCCATGCAGGAGCCATGCCCGTGACCTGCCTTGCACCTCAcgctcaccctcaccctcaccggAGACCCCAATGCTGGCGGAGCCCAGAGCAGAGGATATTGACTGGGGCGTGGGGGCATTCTGCCCACCCTTCTTTGAGGACCCGCTGGGCACATCCCCCTCCGGGAGCTCCGGGGCCCGACCGTCCCCAGGTGGGGAAGAGCTGGGGGAGACTGAGATGCCCAGGGCTGCCCAGCACAGACACTGGAGCTCCAATGTATCTGCCAACAACAACAGCGGCAGCCGAGCGCCAGAATTCTGGGTCCCGGGCCTCTCAGGCTACACGGACTGCTGCCCTGGTGTGAAGCAGGCCCTACAGACCGTCCCTGAGCTGGGCCATCCTCTGATCCCAGAGGACCCCAGAGAGCCTTTCCTTGGGCCCAAGGGGGCCTCCTCTGGTAAGAAGCTGGGCCGCTGCCTTGGCCTCCCCCATCTGTATCCTGCTGAGGGCCTGACACCTGCCCTGTGCCTGGTCACATCCCCCTGGACAGAGGCAGCCAGAAGTGGGGGTGACAGCCCCCAGGCAGAGCCCAGGCTTGCAGAGGAGGCCGAGGGCTCTGCTGGACTCCAGCTGCCCCTTTTCTCCATCCCATCCCCATCCCAAGAGGGAGCCCTGCTTCCTGCCGAGGAGGCCAGCACCCCGCCCACCCTGCTTGCCTCACCCATGCCCACTGGCAGCCCACAGCCTGCCACCGAGCCAGTCCAGGCCCTGGACAGCAACAGTGGCAGCAGCTTCCCTGAGCTGGAGGCACCAGGCAGTGAAGACGAGGACACGACTGAGGCCACTTCTGGTGTCTTCACTGACTTGTCCAGCGACGGCCCACAGGCTGAGAAACCAGATGTGACACCAGCCTTCCGCTCCCTACAGAAGCAGGTGGGGACCCCCGACTCCCTGGACTCCCTGGACATCCCATCCTCAGCCAGTGATGGCGGCTCTGAGGTCTTCAGCCCACTAGCTGTTGGCACCCCTGGCGGGCAGCCCCGAGCCCTGGACAGCGGCTATGACACGGAGAACTACGAGTCCCCTGAGTTTGTACTCAAGGAGGCGCATGAGCCCTGTGAGCCTGAGACCTTTGAGGAGCTGGCCTCAGAGGGTGAGAGCCCCGGGCCAGAGACTCGTCTCTCCGCCTCCCTGGGTGGCCTCAGCGAGAAGAATCCCTATCGCGACTCTGCCTACTTCTCAGACCTGGACACGGAGCCAGAGCCCCCCTTGGGCCCCAAGGAGACGCAAGGAGGTGTCCCAGTCCCCGGGCCAGAGCCTGATCTGGAGAGCCCGAAGAGCCCCAGGCTGCTGTCTGCACAGCCCTCCCCTGAGTTGGGGATGCTTGGGGAGGCACAGGGCTCTGGCCCCAGGGAGGTGCCGCCACTGCCACTGCCTGAGGACTCTTCCCCAGAGCCAAGCGCCTGCCCCAGGGGCCCCAGGCTGGAGCCTCCCTGGCCCCAAGACCCAGCCCAGGTGCCACCCATGCCCAGCCCCGGGCGCTCGAAGATTTTCCTGCTGACTCCGGTCCGGCCCAGCTCAGGAAGCCACCGCCCCGAGCTCCAGGAGACCCTGGCACTGCTGTCAGGGTCGGGCCTGCAGGAACGGACAGGGGGCCCAGGTGCCCCCAGAACCCCACTCTGCCTGGCCCTGCCGGCAGTCCCCGCGGCTCCAGAGGGGCGGccggaggaggacgaggaggacaGTGAAGACAGCGACGAGTCGGACGAGGAGCTCCGCTGCTACAGCATCCAGGAGCCGAGCGAGGAGAGCGAGGAGGAGGCGCCGCCTGTGCCCGTGGTGGTGGCGGAGAGCCAGAGTGCGCGCAACCTGCGCAGCCTGCTTAAGATGCCCAACCTGCTGTCTGAGGCCTTCTGCGAGGACCTGGAGCGCAAGAAGAAAGCCGTGTCCTTCTTCGACGATGTCACCGTCTACCTCTTCGACCAG GAAAGCCCCACCCGGGAGCTCGGGGAGCCCTTCCCCGGCGCCAAGGAGTCGTCCCCCACGTTCCCGGCGGGCAGCCCGGGCTCCCCCAGCACCCCCGGCCGGCTTCGACGGGCTGACCGCTCCCCCGACGGCCCCCCGGCCGAAGAGG GCGGAGGGTTCGAGTGGGACGATGGCCTCCCGCTGACGCCGGCCCAGGAGCCAGCCCCGCGCGTCCCCGCTGCGCCCCCCAAGCCCGCCAAGCCCAGCCCCTTCTCTCGCTTCACTGTCTCACCAGCGCCTGCGTCCCGCTTCTCCATCACACACGTCTCCGACTCGGACTCCGGGTCCGTGGGAG